In one window of Arachis ipaensis cultivar K30076 chromosome B06, Araip1.1, whole genome shotgun sequence DNA:
- the LOC107647095 gene encoding uncharacterized protein LOC107647095 — MAFVQRRKGPDVVGSFGLLQPLADGLKLILKEPISPSSANFSLFRMAPVATFMLSLVARAVVPFDYGMVLSDSNIGLLYLFAISSLGVYGIITAGWSSN; from the coding sequence ATGGCTTTCGTGCAACGTCGAAAGGGTCCTGATGTAGTGGGATCGTTCGGATTGTTACAACCTCTAGCAGATGGTTTGAAATTGATTCTAAAAGAACCTATTTCACCAAGTAGTGCTAATTTCTCCCTTTTTAGAATGGCTCCAGTGGCTACATTTATGTTAAGTCTGGTCGCTCGGGCCGTTGTACCTTTTGATTATGGTATGGTATTGTCAGATTCGAACATAGGGCTACTTTATTTGTTTGCCATATCTTCGTTAGGTGTTTATGGAATTATTACAGCAGGTTGGTCTAGTAATTAG